The following coding sequences lie in one Takifugu rubripes chromosome 8, fTakRub1.2, whole genome shotgun sequence genomic window:
- the LOC101061413 gene encoding peripheral plasma membrane protein CASK isoform X9 has protein sequence MTMADDDVLFEDVYELCEVIGKGPFSVVRRCINRDTGQQFAVKIVDVASFTSSPGLSTEDLKREASICHMLKHPHIVELLETYSSDGMLYMVFEFMDGADLCFEIVKRADAGFVYSEAVASHYMRQILEALRYCHDNNVIHRDVKPHCVLLASKENSAPVKLGGFGVAIQLGESGLVAGGRVGTPHFMAPEVVKREPYGKPVDVWGCGVILFILLSGCLPFYGTKERLFEAIIKGKYKMNPRQWAHISESAKDLVRRMLMLDPAERITVYEALNHPWLKERDRYAYKIHLPETVEQLRKFNARRKLKGAVLAAVSSHKFNSYYGDPPEELHDFSDDPTSSGLLAAERAVSQVLDSLEEIHALTDCSEKDMDFLHSVFQDQHLHTLLDLYDKINTRSSPQIRNPPSDGVQRAKEVLETIACYPENMEAKELRRILTQPHFMALLQTHDVVAHEVYSDEALRVTPPPTSPYLNGDSPDSTNGDMDLENVTRVRLVQFQKNTDEPMGITLKMNDLNHCIVARIMHGGMIHRQGTLHVGDEIREINGISVANQTVEQLQKMLREMRGSITFKIVPSYRSQSMSCEKESPDLSGQSPANGHASVTSSILDLPSTIQPKGRQIYVRAQFEYDPAKDDLIPCKEAGIRFRVGDIIQIISKDDHNWWQGKLENTKNGTAGLIPSPELQEWRVACIAMEKTKQEQQASCTWFGKKKKQYKDKYLAKHNAVFDQLDLVTYEEVVKLPSFKRKTLVLLGAHGVGRRHIKNTLIAKHPDRFAYPIPHTTRPPKKDEENGKNYYFVSHDQMMQDISNNDYLEYGSHEDAMYGTRLETIRQIHAQGMISILDVEPQALKILRTAEFAPYVVFIAAPTITPGMTEDESLQRLQKESEMLQRTYAHYFDQTIINNEIDDTIRLLEEAVDLVSTTPQWVPVSWVY, from the exons ATGACCATGGCGGACGACGACGTGCTGTTCGAGGATGTCTACGAGCTGTGCGAGGTGATTGGCAA gggtCCCTTCAGCGTGGTGAGGCGTTGCATCAACAGGGACACAGGCCAGCAGTTTGCCGTAAAGATCGTGGATGTGGCGAGTTTCACCTCGAGCCCCGGCTTGAGCACAGAAG ACCTGAAGCGTGAGGCCAGCATCTGTCACATGCTGAAGCACCCCCACattgtggagctgctggagacctACAGCTCTGATGGCATGCTCTACATGGTCTTTGAATT TATGGATGGGGCAGATCTGTGTTTTGAAATAGTGAAGCGAGCCGACGCTGGGTTTGTGTACAGCGAAGCTGTAGCCAG CCATTACATGCGGCAGATTTTGGAGGCGCTCCGCTATTGTCATGACAACAATGTGATTCATCGTGACGTGAAG cctcacTGTGTGCTGTTGGCCTCGAAGGAGAACTCTGCTCCTGTCAAGCTGGGAGGGTTTGGAGTGGCCATTCAGCTGGGAGAGTCTGGCCTAGTAGCTGGAG GCCGAGTCGGTACACCTCACTTCATGGCACCTGAGGTTGTGAAGAGGGAGCCGTACGGTAAACCAGTGGATGTGTGGGGATGTGGagtcatcctcttcatcctgctcTCTGGATGCCTTCCGTTCTATGGCACCAAGGAACGCTTGTTTGAGGCTATCATCAAGGGAAAATACAAG ATGAACCCACGTCAATGGGCCCATATCTCAGAGAGTGCCAAGGACCTGGTGAGACGCATGCTGATGCTGGACCCTGCTGAGAGGATCACCGTCTATGAGGCGCTCAACCACCCCTGGCTGAAG gaaagGGACAGATACGCATACAAGATCCACCTGCCTGAAAcggtggagcagctgaggaagtTCAATGCAAGGAGGAAGCTGAAG GGGGCAGTACTGGCTGCTGTCTCCAGCCACAAGTTTAATTCTTATTATGGTGACCCCCCAGAGGAGCTACATGACTTCTCGGATGACCCCACCTCATCAG GACTGCTAGCTGCTGAAA GAGCAGTATCGCAAGTTTTGGACAGTCTAGAGGAAATTCATGCACTGACAGACTGCAGTGAGAAAGACATGGACTTCCTTCACAGCGTCTTCCaggatcagcacctccacacTCTCTTAGAT ctttatGACAAAATCAACACCAGGTCATCCCCTCAGATCAGGAATCCCCCAAGTGATGGAGTGCAGAGGGCCAAAGAG GTACTGGAAACCATTGCTTGTTATCCGGAGAACATGGAAGCCAAGGAGCTCAGGAGGATCCTCACGCAGCCTCATTTTATG GCTCTGCTCCAGACTCACGATGTGGTGGCTCACGAGGTCTACAGTGACGAGGCGCTGAGGGTGACTCCCCCGCCAACTTCACCTTACCTGAACGGAGACTCGCCAGACAGCACTAACGGAGACATGGACCTGGAGAATGTCACCAGGGTCCGCCTGGTTCAGTTTCAGAAGAACACTGATGAGCCCATG GGCATCACTCTGAAAATGAATGACCTTAACCACTGCATCGTAGCCCGAATTATGCACGGAGGAATGATTCACCGACAAG GTACTCTGCATGTAGGAGATGAGATCCGTGAGATTAATGGCATCAGTGTTGCCAATCAGACAGTGGAGCAGCTCCAAAAGATGCTG AGGGAGATGAGGGGAAGCATCACTTTCAAGATTGTACCCAGTTACCGCTCCCAGTCCATGTCTTGTGAG AAGGAGTCACCAGATCTGTCTGGACAGTCGCCAGCAAACGGTCATGCCAGCGTCACGAGCTCCATCCTG GATCTGCCATCCACAATCCAGCCTAAAGGTCGACAG ATTTATGTTCGTGCCCAGTTTGAGTATGACCCGGCCAAAGATGACCTCATTCCCTGTAAGGAGGCAGGCATTCGCTTTAGAGTGGGCGACATCATTCAGATCATCTCCAAGGATGACCACAACTGGTGGCAGGGGAAGCTAGAGAACACTAAGAATGGGACGGCAGGCCTCATTCCATCACCAGAGCTACAGGAATG GCGGGTTGCATGCATAGCAATGGAGAAGACCAAACAGGAACAGCAGGCCAGTTGTACCTGGTTtggcaagaagaagaagcaataCAAAGACAAGTATCTGGCCAAGCACAATGCAG TGTTTGACCAACTAGATCTGGTGACATATGAGGAGGTGGTCAAACTCCCATCATTTAAGAGAAAAACATTGGTCTTACTTG gAGCACATGGAGTTGGTCGGAGACACATTAAGAACACACTCATTGCCAAGCACCCTGATCGCTTCGCCTATCCCATCCCTC ACACAACTCGGCCTCCAAAGAAGGATGAGGAGAATGGAAAGAACTATtactttgtgtctcatgaccaAATGATGCAGGACATCAGCAACAATGACTATCTGGAGTATGGAAGCCATGAGGATGCCATGTATGGAACTAGATTGGAGACCATAAGGCAGATCCATGCACAGGGCATGATCTCTATACTGGATGTGGAACCCCAG GCGCTAAAGATCCTCAGGACAGCTGAGTTTGCTCCCTATGTCGTCTTCATCGCAGCGCCCACCATCACCCCAGGCATGACTGAG gacgAGTCTCTCCAGCGGCTCCAGAAGGAATCGGAGATGCTTCAGCGGACCTACGCTCACTACTTTGATCAGACCATCATCAATAATGAGATCGATGACACCATCCGCCTGCTGGAGGAAGCCGTAGACCTGGTGTCAACCACTCCTCAGTGGGTCCCCGTCTCCTGGGTCTACTGA
- the LOC101061413 gene encoding peripheral plasma membrane protein CASK isoform X6 yields the protein MTMADDDVLFEDVYELCEVIGKGPFSVVRRCINRDTGQQFAVKIVDVASFTSSPGLSTEDLKREASICHMLKHPHIVELLETYSSDGMLYMVFEFMDGADLCFEIVKRADAGFVYSEAVASHYMRQILEALRYCHDNNVIHRDVKPHCVLLASKENSAPVKLGGFGVAIQLGESGLVAGGRVGTPHFMAPEVVKREPYGKPVDVWGCGVILFILLSGCLPFYGTKERLFEAIIKGKYKMNPRQWAHISESAKDLVRRMLMLDPAERITVYEALNHPWLKERDRYAYKIHLPETVEQLRKFNARRKLKGAVLAAVSSHKFNSYYGDPPEELHDFSDDPTSSGAVSQVLDSLEEIHALTDCSEKDMDFLHSVFQDQHLHTLLDLYDKINTRSSPQIRNPPSDGVQRAKEVLETIACYPENMEAKELRRILTQPHFMALLQTHDVVAHEVYSDEALRVTPPPTSPYLNGDSPDSTNGDMDLENVTRVRLVQFQKNTDEPMGITLKMNDLNHCIVARIMHGGMIHRQGTLHVGDEIREINGISVANQTVEQLQKMLREMRGSITFKIVPSYRSQSMSCEKESPDLSGQSPANGHASVTSSILDLPSTIQPKGRQIARPAIKDKLSIKIYVRAQFEYDPAKDDLIPCKEAGIRFRVGDIIQIISKDDHNWWQGKLENTKNGTAGLIPSPELQEWRVACIAMEKTKQEQQASCTWFGKKKKQYKDKYLAKHNAVFDQLDLVTYEEVVKLPSFKRKTLVLLGAHGVGRRHIKNTLIAKHPDRFAYPIPHTTRPPKKDEENGKNYYFVSHDQMMQDISNNDYLEYGSHEDAMYGTRLETIRQIHAQGMISILDVEPQALKILRTAEFAPYVVFIAAPTITPGMTEDESLQRLQKESEMLQRTYAHYFDQTIINNEIDDTIRLLEEAVDLVSTTPQWVPVSWVY from the exons ATGACCATGGCGGACGACGACGTGCTGTTCGAGGATGTCTACGAGCTGTGCGAGGTGATTGGCAA gggtCCCTTCAGCGTGGTGAGGCGTTGCATCAACAGGGACACAGGCCAGCAGTTTGCCGTAAAGATCGTGGATGTGGCGAGTTTCACCTCGAGCCCCGGCTTGAGCACAGAAG ACCTGAAGCGTGAGGCCAGCATCTGTCACATGCTGAAGCACCCCCACattgtggagctgctggagacctACAGCTCTGATGGCATGCTCTACATGGTCTTTGAATT TATGGATGGGGCAGATCTGTGTTTTGAAATAGTGAAGCGAGCCGACGCTGGGTTTGTGTACAGCGAAGCTGTAGCCAG CCATTACATGCGGCAGATTTTGGAGGCGCTCCGCTATTGTCATGACAACAATGTGATTCATCGTGACGTGAAG cctcacTGTGTGCTGTTGGCCTCGAAGGAGAACTCTGCTCCTGTCAAGCTGGGAGGGTTTGGAGTGGCCATTCAGCTGGGAGAGTCTGGCCTAGTAGCTGGAG GCCGAGTCGGTACACCTCACTTCATGGCACCTGAGGTTGTGAAGAGGGAGCCGTACGGTAAACCAGTGGATGTGTGGGGATGTGGagtcatcctcttcatcctgctcTCTGGATGCCTTCCGTTCTATGGCACCAAGGAACGCTTGTTTGAGGCTATCATCAAGGGAAAATACAAG ATGAACCCACGTCAATGGGCCCATATCTCAGAGAGTGCCAAGGACCTGGTGAGACGCATGCTGATGCTGGACCCTGCTGAGAGGATCACCGTCTATGAGGCGCTCAACCACCCCTGGCTGAAG gaaagGGACAGATACGCATACAAGATCCACCTGCCTGAAAcggtggagcagctgaggaagtTCAATGCAAGGAGGAAGCTGAAG GGGGCAGTACTGGCTGCTGTCTCCAGCCACAAGTTTAATTCTTATTATGGTGACCCCCCAGAGGAGCTACATGACTTCTCGGATGACCCCACCTCATCAG GAGCAGTATCGCAAGTTTTGGACAGTCTAGAGGAAATTCATGCACTGACAGACTGCAGTGAGAAAGACATGGACTTCCTTCACAGCGTCTTCCaggatcagcacctccacacTCTCTTAGAT ctttatGACAAAATCAACACCAGGTCATCCCCTCAGATCAGGAATCCCCCAAGTGATGGAGTGCAGAGGGCCAAAGAG GTACTGGAAACCATTGCTTGTTATCCGGAGAACATGGAAGCCAAGGAGCTCAGGAGGATCCTCACGCAGCCTCATTTTATG GCTCTGCTCCAGACTCACGATGTGGTGGCTCACGAGGTCTACAGTGACGAGGCGCTGAGGGTGACTCCCCCGCCAACTTCACCTTACCTGAACGGAGACTCGCCAGACAGCACTAACGGAGACATGGACCTGGAGAATGTCACCAGGGTCCGCCTGGTTCAGTTTCAGAAGAACACTGATGAGCCCATG GGCATCACTCTGAAAATGAATGACCTTAACCACTGCATCGTAGCCCGAATTATGCACGGAGGAATGATTCACCGACAAG GTACTCTGCATGTAGGAGATGAGATCCGTGAGATTAATGGCATCAGTGTTGCCAATCAGACAGTGGAGCAGCTCCAAAAGATGCTG AGGGAGATGAGGGGAAGCATCACTTTCAAGATTGTACCCAGTTACCGCTCCCAGTCCATGTCTTGTGAG AAGGAGTCACCAGATCTGTCTGGACAGTCGCCAGCAAACGGTCATGCCAGCGTCACGAGCTCCATCCTG GATCTGCCATCCACAATCCAGCCTAAAGGTCGACAG ATCGCCAGACCTGCTATCAAGGACAAATTGTCCATCAAG ATTTATGTTCGTGCCCAGTTTGAGTATGACCCGGCCAAAGATGACCTCATTCCCTGTAAGGAGGCAGGCATTCGCTTTAGAGTGGGCGACATCATTCAGATCATCTCCAAGGATGACCACAACTGGTGGCAGGGGAAGCTAGAGAACACTAAGAATGGGACGGCAGGCCTCATTCCATCACCAGAGCTACAGGAATG GCGGGTTGCATGCATAGCAATGGAGAAGACCAAACAGGAACAGCAGGCCAGTTGTACCTGGTTtggcaagaagaagaagcaataCAAAGACAAGTATCTGGCCAAGCACAATGCAG TGTTTGACCAACTAGATCTGGTGACATATGAGGAGGTGGTCAAACTCCCATCATTTAAGAGAAAAACATTGGTCTTACTTG gAGCACATGGAGTTGGTCGGAGACACATTAAGAACACACTCATTGCCAAGCACCCTGATCGCTTCGCCTATCCCATCCCTC ACACAACTCGGCCTCCAAAGAAGGATGAGGAGAATGGAAAGAACTATtactttgtgtctcatgaccaAATGATGCAGGACATCAGCAACAATGACTATCTGGAGTATGGAAGCCATGAGGATGCCATGTATGGAACTAGATTGGAGACCATAAGGCAGATCCATGCACAGGGCATGATCTCTATACTGGATGTGGAACCCCAG GCGCTAAAGATCCTCAGGACAGCTGAGTTTGCTCCCTATGTCGTCTTCATCGCAGCGCCCACCATCACCCCAGGCATGACTGAG gacgAGTCTCTCCAGCGGCTCCAGAAGGAATCGGAGATGCTTCAGCGGACCTACGCTCACTACTTTGATCAGACCATCATCAATAATGAGATCGATGACACCATCCGCCTGCTGGAGGAAGCCGTAGACCTGGTGTCAACCACTCCTCAGTGGGTCCCCGTCTCCTGGGTCTACTGA